A genomic stretch from Flavobacteriales bacterium includes:
- a CDS encoding type IX secretion system membrane protein PorP/SprF yields MKKTFTVVASLALLFIGTTVFAQQDPQLTMNMFNRLYANAGYAGSNNGICANALHRQQWVGFNGRPITTLINVDGTVKVLHGGVGISILSDKLGAQYSGGVKLSYAYRHTLGPGTIGVGVDVGFLYNTLDGSQLDPIQEGDPNIVNSKSSGIAPDLGVGVYYHTDNLYAGISANHLIGPTIKFEQGSTLSKYTVARHYYAMAGYTWHLPNPDWALNPSIFLKTDAASVQFDINVRALWRNMVWAGVSYRIDDAVGVMAGVQIKQFRVGYSYDITTSGLNKYSSGSHEIMLGYCYKLKSPVANQRYRNVRFL; encoded by the coding sequence ATGAAAAAGACTTTTACTGTTGTCGCTTCATTGGCACTACTTTTCATCGGAACAACGGTTTTTGCACAGCAAGACCCGCAGTTGACCATGAACATGTTCAATAGGCTTTATGCAAATGCTGGTTATGCGGGTAGCAATAACGGTATTTGTGCAAATGCTTTGCATCGTCAGCAATGGGTGGGCTTCAATGGCCGTCCTATTACAACACTGATCAACGTTGATGGTACCGTGAAGGTGCTTCATGGTGGTGTTGGTATCTCTATCTTGTCTGATAAATTGGGTGCTCAGTACTCGGGCGGTGTCAAACTGTCTTATGCATATCGTCATACACTCGGCCCTGGAACCATTGGTGTTGGGGTTGATGTGGGCTTCCTCTACAACACGTTGGATGGTTCTCAGTTGGATCCAATTCAAGAAGGAGATCCGAACATCGTTAATTCAAAGTCAAGCGGAATCGCTCCTGATCTTGGTGTAGGTGTTTACTATCATACAGATAATCTTTATGCAGGTATATCTGCGAATCACTTGATTGGACCAACCATCAAGTTCGAGCAAGGTTCAACGTTGAGCAAGTATACAGTTGCCCGTCACTATTACGCAATGGCGGGTTATACTTGGCATTTGCCAAATCCAGACTGGGCTCTGAATCCATCTATTTTCTTGAAGACCGATGCTGCTTCAGTACAGTTCGATATCAACGTGCGTGCTCTTTGGAGAAACATGGTTTGGGCTGGTGTTTCTTACCGAATCGATGACGCAGTTGGTGTCATGGCAGGTGTGCAGATCAAGCAATTCCGCGTAGGATACTCGTATGATATTACAACTTCTGGTCTTAATAAGTACAGCAGCGGAAGCCACGAGATCATGTTGGGATACTGCTACAAGTTGAAGTCTCCTGTGGCAAATCAGCGTTACAGAAACGTTCGTTTCCTCTAA
- a CDS encoding arginase, whose product MMVSDIAMFFEPLSPDLLAEHDNGTLGANVSAFTIGSEFPEIEKGTVVLFGVVESRNSDDPNSNGSGIQLIREKLYGLKHHFGSLRITDLGNIGPGETVGDTYYAVTNAVASIVRQGGLAVVLGGSQDLTLANYLAYEKLEQVVNLVTVDSRFDLGDAEDELHASRFLQKIILHQPNILFNYSNLGYQTHHVLETEVDLLHKMYFDIYRLGEVQTGLETVEPVVRNADIVSIDLTSIRSSDLPLNPLKEPNGFYGEQICAISRYAGLSDKLTSFGIYNSDLVAGDERSANLIAQMLWYFIWGVYKRKKDYPFADKSEYTKYTVTLGDGKYDVVFYKSPRSDRWWMEVPYPSQRGKKYERHFMVPCTYDDYLRACEDEIPDRWWQTFQKLG is encoded by the coding sequence ATGATGGTGTCCGATATTGCCATGTTCTTCGAGCCGTTGTCGCCAGACCTTCTGGCCGAACATGACAATGGAACATTGGGAGCGAATGTCTCAGCATTCACAATAGGAAGTGAGTTTCCTGAGATTGAAAAAGGTACGGTTGTACTCTTCGGTGTTGTTGAAAGCAGGAATTCTGATGATCCGAATTCGAATGGAAGTGGAATTCAGCTCATCCGTGAGAAACTTTATGGGTTGAAACACCATTTCGGTTCGCTTAGAATTACCGACCTCGGAAACATTGGACCAGGAGAAACAGTTGGAGATACCTATTACGCGGTTACCAACGCGGTGGCTTCCATTGTGAGGCAAGGCGGCTTGGCCGTTGTGCTTGGTGGAAGTCAAGATCTTACATTGGCCAATTATCTCGCTTACGAGAAGTTGGAACAGGTTGTCAACTTGGTGACGGTCGATTCGCGGTTCGACCTTGGAGATGCGGAAGACGAACTTCACGCTTCTCGTTTTCTACAAAAGATCATTCTTCACCAACCGAACATTCTTTTCAACTATAGCAATCTCGGATATCAAACGCATCATGTGCTGGAGACCGAGGTCGACCTGTTGCACAAGATGTATTTTGACATCTATCGTCTGGGAGAGGTTCAAACGGGATTGGAAACGGTGGAGCCCGTTGTGCGCAATGCAGATATTGTAAGTATCGACCTTACCTCAATCAGAAGTTCAGATCTCCCTTTGAACCCACTAAAAGAGCCCAACGGCTTTTACGGAGAGCAGATATGTGCCATTTCCCGCTACGCGGGTCTGAGCGATAAATTGACCTCTTTCGGTATTTACAATTCCGATCTTGTTGCTGGAGATGAACGATCGGCAAACCTGATTGCCCAAATGTTGTGGTATTTCATTTGGGGCGTTTACAAACGCAAAAAGGATTATCCGTTTGCAGATAAGAGTGAATACACCAAGTACACCGTCACGCTGGGAGACGGAAAGTATGATGTAGTGTTTTACAAGAGCCCGAGAAGTGACCGCTGGTGGATGGAGGTGCCATATCCTTCGCAACGCGGAAAGAAATATGAGCGACACTTTATGGTGCCATGTACTTATGATGATTATCTTCGGGCCTGCGAAGACGAAATTCCAGACCGTTGGTGGCAAACTTTTCAGAAGCTTGGTTGA
- the topA gene encoding type I DNA topoisomerase, with protein MKNLVIVESPAKAKTIEGFLGKDFTVKSSFGHIRDLPKKELGIDIENNYRPKYIVPDDKKAVVKELKKLSGEADVVWLASDEDREGEAIAWHLYDELKIPKEKTKRIVFNEITKSAILNAVENPRTLNDDLVNAQQARRILDRLVGYELSPVLWKKVKPNLSAGRVQSVSVRLIVEREREIEGFNAVSSYRINGYFVVNGTELKAELSKRFDTKEEALAFIKNCRDAAYKVKDLQTKPGKRTPAAPFTTSTLQQEASRKLGYGVTRTMKLAQDLYEQGLITYMRTDSVNLSDLALNTAREEITKLYGENYCKTRKYSSKAKGAQEAHEAIRPTYMSNQNIKGDASHQRLYDLIWKRTIASQMEDAQLERTNVSISVSTSELEFQAQGEVIKFDGFLKVYMEGTDDETEDAKGILPPMSVGQSLDADRIEGIERFSSPPPRYTEASLVKKLEDLGIGRPSTYAPTINTIIKRNYVVKENRPGQEREYGYILLSKNALKEETKTEITGAEKAKLFPTDIGKVVTDFLVENFTDILDYNFTAQVEKEFDDIASNQNEWTAMIDSFYRPFHETTVDTEKNSKKATGERLLGVDPASGRNVYARLGRFGPMVQIGEADNEEKPKFASLQPGQSMDDVSLEEALDLFKLPREIGEFEGEKLTIGIGKYGPYVRHGKSYVSLGEEDPMTVDKETAVKLILQKREQMEKMLISEFQDDGEVIQVKNGRYGPYISRGKKNYKIPKGTEPESLSLEDCKEIISKQGDKPKRTARSRK; from the coding sequence ATGAAGAATCTTGTAATTGTTGAGTCGCCCGCAAAAGCAAAAACCATCGAAGGTTTCCTTGGAAAGGATTTCACCGTGAAATCCAGCTTCGGCCATATCCGAGACCTTCCTAAAAAGGAGCTGGGCATCGACATCGAAAACAACTACAGGCCGAAATATATTGTGCCCGATGACAAGAAGGCGGTGGTCAAGGAATTGAAGAAGTTGAGTGGAGAGGCGGATGTTGTCTGGTTGGCATCGGATGAGGACCGTGAGGGAGAGGCCATCGCTTGGCATTTATATGATGAGCTCAAGATCCCGAAGGAAAAGACCAAGCGCATCGTTTTCAACGAGATCACGAAATCTGCTATTCTCAACGCAGTTGAAAATCCGCGCACGCTGAATGATGACCTGGTGAACGCCCAACAGGCGCGTAGAATTCTGGACCGATTGGTAGGTTACGAGCTTTCGCCTGTGCTTTGGAAAAAGGTGAAACCGAATCTTTCCGCAGGTCGCGTTCAATCGGTTTCCGTGAGGTTGATTGTTGAGCGAGAGCGAGAAATTGAAGGTTTTAACGCGGTTTCATCCTACCGAATCAACGGGTATTTCGTGGTAAATGGAACAGAGTTGAAAGCAGAACTTTCAAAACGTTTCGACACGAAGGAAGAAGCGTTGGCATTTATCAAAAATTGTCGGGATGCGGCTTACAAGGTGAAAGACCTTCAGACCAAACCAGGCAAGCGAACACCTGCAGCTCCGTTCACTACTTCCACGTTGCAACAGGAGGCAAGCCGTAAACTCGGTTACGGTGTAACGCGAACCATGAAGTTGGCTCAAGACCTGTACGAACAGGGGTTGATCACGTACATGAGAACGGACAGCGTCAATCTGTCTGACCTTGCATTGAACACCGCCCGTGAAGAGATCACGAAACTTTACGGGGAGAATTATTGCAAAACGCGGAAATACAGCTCGAAGGCAAAAGGGGCTCAGGAAGCACACGAGGCCATTCGACCTACATATATGTCTAACCAGAACATAAAAGGAGACGCTTCGCATCAGCGTCTGTACGATCTCATCTGGAAGCGTACCATCGCATCGCAGATGGAAGATGCGCAGCTGGAACGGACCAATGTGAGCATTTCGGTTTCCACGTCCGAACTGGAATTTCAAGCGCAAGGCGAGGTCATCAAATTCGATGGATTCCTGAAAGTATATATGGAAGGAACCGATGATGAGACGGAGGATGCAAAAGGAATTCTGCCTCCGATGTCAGTGGGCCAAAGTTTGGATGCCGACAGGATTGAAGGAATTGAGCGTTTCAGCTCGCCTCCACCGCGCTACACAGAAGCGAGCCTTGTGAAGAAATTGGAGGATCTCGGAATTGGTCGTCCATCAACTTATGCACCAACCATCAATACCATTATAAAGAGGAATTATGTGGTGAAGGAGAACCGTCCTGGTCAGGAGCGCGAGTATGGCTACATTCTTCTTTCCAAAAATGCCCTGAAAGAAGAGACCAAGACCGAGATCACAGGTGCAGAAAAGGCCAAGTTGTTTCCAACAGATATTGGAAAGGTCGTCACCGACTTTTTGGTTGAGAATTTTACGGACATCCTCGATTACAACTTCACGGCCCAAGTAGAGAAGGAGTTTGATGACATTGCCAGCAATCAGAATGAATGGACTGCGATGATCGATTCATTCTACCGACCGTTCCATGAAACCACGGTTGATACGGAGAAGAATTCGAAGAAGGCAACTGGTGAACGTTTGCTTGGCGTTGATCCTGCATCTGGAAGGAACGTGTACGCCCGCTTAGGACGTTTTGGGCCAATGGTGCAGATCGGGGAAGCGGACAATGAGGAAAAACCCAAATTCGCAAGTCTTCAGCCAGGCCAAAGTATGGATGACGTGTCGCTTGAGGAAGCGCTCGATCTCTTCAAATTACCGCGTGAGATCGGTGAGTTTGAAGGGGAAAAGTTGACAATCGGTATTGGCAAGTACGGCCCGTACGTTCGTCATGGCAAGTCCTATGTTTCGCTGGGAGAGGAAGACCCGATGACGGTTGACAAGGAAACGGCTGTGAAACTGATCCTGCAGAAGCGAGAGCAGATGGAAAAGATGCTCATCAGCGAGTTTCAGGATGATGGCGAAGTGATACAGGTAAAGAACGGCCGTTACGGACCGTATATATCAAGAGGGAAAAAGAACTACAAGATCCCGAAAGGAACAGAGCCCGAATCATTGAGTTTGGAGGATTGTAAAGAGATCATCTCCAAGCAGGGCGATAAGCCTAAGCGTACCGCTCGATCAAGAAAATGA
- a CDS encoding two-component sensor histidine kinase → MQNWLFKLQQKAPKGLVIYLLGFYVLAQFAWWAYMLVNLNAEIYQLKLELLSVTESIGPEFLIRKGELDEKLALRIWMVLGEGAVFVSILLLGFWSVRRSIAKELAVAEQQKNFLLSITHELKSPLAAIKLQLQTLQSRSLDEEKRSTIYKRALSDADRLEKLVESLLLVNKVESGGLPLEKKKFDLNNFVQGILRSAFVSEIDAGRIQLNTTENILVDADEMAMQIILTNLIGNAIKYGEGSAVEVSVLKDANAIKLEVSDEGSGIPDEDKQKVFERFYRRGNEDVRKTKGTGIGLYLVKLLVEKHGGRITVSDNHPKGTRFTVTLPQVSP, encoded by the coding sequence ATGCAGAACTGGTTATTCAAACTCCAGCAAAAAGCTCCCAAAGGGCTTGTCATCTATCTTCTCGGTTTTTATGTGCTCGCTCAGTTTGCATGGTGGGCATACATGCTCGTCAACCTCAATGCAGAGATCTACCAGCTGAAACTGGAACTTCTTTCGGTCACAGAAAGTATTGGCCCCGAATTTCTCATTCGAAAAGGGGAACTGGACGAAAAACTCGCGCTCCGTATTTGGATGGTGCTGGGAGAAGGAGCTGTTTTCGTTTCCATCCTGCTTTTGGGATTTTGGTCGGTAAGAAGAAGTATTGCCAAGGAATTGGCCGTGGCCGAGCAGCAGAAGAATTTTCTGCTTTCCATTACACACGAGTTGAAATCGCCTCTGGCCGCCATCAAACTGCAGTTGCAAACCCTGCAATCGCGCAGTTTGGATGAAGAGAAACGTTCTACCATTTATAAACGCGCATTGAGTGATGCCGACCGATTGGAGAAACTGGTGGAAAGCCTACTTCTTGTGAATAAGGTCGAGTCGGGTGGGCTGCCGTTGGAAAAGAAGAAATTCGACCTGAACAACTTCGTGCAAGGGATCCTCAGATCTGCGTTCGTTTCAGAAATAGATGCGGGACGTATACAATTGAATACTACCGAAAATATTTTGGTGGATGCTGATGAAATGGCCATGCAGATCATTTTGACCAATCTGATCGGCAATGCCATTAAATATGGAGAGGGAAGCGCAGTAGAGGTGTCCGTTTTGAAAGATGCGAACGCCATCAAATTGGAAGTGTCAGACGAAGGTTCAGGAATTCCTGATGAGGACAAGCAGAAGGTTTTCGAACGATTCTACCGAAGGGGAAATGAAGATGTGCGTAAGACAAAAGGAACAGGCATCGGACTCTATCTGGTAAAACTTCTGGTAGAAAAACACGGTGGTCGCATCACAGTTTCAGACAATCATCCAAAAGGCACCAGATTCACAGTAACACTTCCTCAGGTTTCTCCGTAA
- a CDS encoding response regulator, with product MMNKVKLLVVDDHPMLRGGIVSLFDKSDGIEVVCEAENGEKALGCIEKTRPDVVLMDINMEGKLDVSTTETIKERWPNIKVLAFSMHEEVQVIRRMLKAGASGYILKNASHNEVKKAIETVVGGDSYFCQEVLDIMTQSLTTEGDSDNFDIVLSNREKEVLHYVAKEYTNQEIADTINISLRTVETHKRNLIKKLGVKNVVGLVRFALEQGPLLDIS from the coding sequence ATGATGAACAAGGTGAAGCTACTTGTGGTCGATGATCATCCCATGCTGCGTGGCGGCATTGTTTCGCTATTCGACAAATCGGACGGGATTGAAGTGGTCTGTGAGGCCGAGAATGGGGAAAAGGCCTTGGGCTGTATTGAAAAGACCAGACCGGATGTTGTGCTCATGGACATTAACATGGAAGGGAAATTGGATGTTTCTACAACAGAAACCATCAAAGAGAGATGGCCCAATATTAAAGTGTTGGCCTTTTCCATGCACGAAGAGGTTCAGGTGATACGAAGAATGCTGAAGGCCGGTGCTTCGGGATACATCCTTAAGAATGCCTCGCACAATGAAGTGAAGAAAGCGATTGAGACCGTGGTCGGTGGTGACAGTTATTTCTGTCAGGAGGTATTGGACATCATGACCCAGTCGCTGACCACCGAAGGCGATTCGGATAATTTTGACATTGTTCTGAGCAACCGCGAAAAAGAGGTGCTTCACTACGTGGCCAAGGAATATACCAATCAGGAAATTGCCGACACGATCAACATCAGCCTTCGTACGGTGGAAACGCACAAACGCAATCTGATCAAAAAATTGGGGGTCAAAAATGTGGTCGGACTCGTACGGTTTGCGCTTGAGCAAGGCCCACTTCTCGACATCAGTTAA